In the Alligator mississippiensis isolate rAllMis1 chromosome 7, rAllMis1, whole genome shotgun sequence genome, one interval contains:
- the THPO gene encoding thrombopoietin isoform X1, which yields MPGSVPSLWARRRQNRAGLQGPRGSQWCRCWCQAGKVQPCTSAAGGSHIHPHWARPGAWAAGGGRVWKVDLGVLPCATDPDAQIEAPAALSPAACSTATGCRVPWSPVQPSRCPGFSGLSHSRPASGPRCREAPGSRGRWEHRGAWRPQPVPGTWCLWHPTVRTPPARRAREEASGSRKPLAGQHSSLLLGEAQQEAVLGQPGAPAAWTRGPAGSRPPWPLARSRGAAAGRQEQDVAPRQPLSMELNRLLLLTAFLLHVRLSRMSPTRLVCDSRLIHKYIAEAKDMERRAGLCQELLPLPKPVLLPLVDFSLREWKVKTNETKRQEILCDLAMLADAVTAAQSHVGLECAGALLEQLYRKTSSFHLLLQTFSWQVGAGGPSCTPRTVAQSHPSTAFLAYRQLVQGKLRFLFHDLARESCAEGSPGKAPEPPSPSAGR from the exons ATGCCAGGCTCAGTGCCCTCGCTGTGGGCACGGCGCAGACAGAaccgggctgggctgcaggggccacggggctcccagtggtgtcggtgctggtgccaggctggaaaGGTGCAGCCCTGCACGTCCGCAGCAGGCGGAAGCCACATACATCCGCATTGGGCAAGGCCCGGAGCGTGGGCAGccgggggagggagggtttggaAGGTTGACCTTGGTGTCCTGCCTTGTGCCACAGACCCTGACGCACAGATTGAGGCACCCGCTgcgctctcccctgctgcctgctccactgccacaggctgcagggtgccctggagcccggtgcagcccaGCCGCTGCCCAG GgttttctggcctgagccactccaGACCTGCGTCAGGCCCAAGGTGCCGGGAGGCTCCCGGTTCACGAGGGCGGTGGGAGCACCGGGGTGCCTGGAGGCCCCAGCCTGTGCCGGGGACCTGGTGCCTCTGGCATCCCACTGTGCGCACGCCCCCCGCACGGCGAGCCAGGGAGGAAGCGTCTGGAAGCAGGAAGCCGCTCGCGGGCCAGCACTCGTCCCTGCTCCTTGGAGAAGCACAACAGGAAGCGGTGCTGGGCCAGCCCGGGGCTCCGGCCGCCTGGACTCGGGGCCCCGCTGGGAGCCGCCCCCCATGGCCGCTGGCgaggagcaggggagcagctgcaggccgcCAGGAGCAGGATGTGGCGCCCAGACAGCCCCTTAGCATGGAGCTGAACC GCCTGCTGCTCCTCACAGCCTTCCTCCTGCATGTCCGGCTATCCAGGATGAGCCCAACCCGCCTGGTCTGCGACAGCCGCCTTATCCACAAGTACATCGCTGAGGCCAAGGACATGGAGAGGAGAGCG ggcctgtgccaggagctgctcccactccccaagcccgtcctgctgcccctggtggACTTCAGCCTCCGCGAGTGGAAAGTCAAGACC aatGAGACCAAGCGGCAGGAGATCCTGTGTGACCTGGCGATGCTGGCAGATGCTGTGACGGCCGCACAGAGCCACGTGGGGCTGGAGTGTGCAGGTGCCCTGCTAGAACAGCTCTACCGCAAAACCAGCTCCTTCCATCTGCTGCTGCAGACTTTCAGCTGGCAG GTGGGCGCTGGGggccccagctgcaccccacGGACCGTGGCCCAgagccaccccagcactgcatTCCTAGCATACCGGCAGCTGGTGCAGGGCAAGCTGAGGTTCCTGTTCCATGACCTGGCCCGGGAGTCATGTGCTGAGGGCAGCCCTGGCAAAGCCCCAgaaccccccagcccctcagcggGCCGGTGA
- the THPO gene encoding thrombopoietin isoform X2 yields MHLSMELQPFPGGWDLPCAVLGARGRGWDAGSLHHLPAGCSQSGPQALTPSLAGFSGLSHSRPASGPRCREAPGSRGRWEHRGAWRPQPVPGTWCLWHPTVRTPPARRAREEASGSRKPLAGQHSSLLLGEAQQEAVLGQPGAPAAWTRGPAGSRPPWPLARSRGAAAGRQEQDVAPRQPLSMELNRLLLLTAFLLHVRLSRMSPTRLVCDSRLIHKYIAEAKDMERRAGLCQELLPLPKPVLLPLVDFSLREWKVKTNETKRQEILCDLAMLADAVTAAQSHVGLECAGALLEQLYRKTSSFHLLLQTFSWQVGAGGPSCTPRTVAQSHPSTAFLAYRQLVQGKLRFLFHDLARESCAEGSPGKAPEPPSPSAGR; encoded by the exons atgcATCTCAGCATGGAGCTACAACCCTTCCccgggggctgggacctgccctgtgCGGTCCTGggtgccagaggcaggggctgggacgcTGGCTCACTGCACCATCTCCCTGCAGGCTGTTCCCAGAGCGGTCCCCAAGCCCTGACCCCATCTCTTGCAGGgttttctggcctgagccactccaGACCTGCGTCAGGCCCAAGGTGCCGGGAGGCTCCCGGTTCACGAGGGCGGTGGGAGCACCGGGGTGCCTGGAGGCCCCAGCCTGTGCCGGGGACCTGGTGCCTCTGGCATCCCACTGTGCGCACGCCCCCCGCACGGCGAGCCAGGGAGGAAGCGTCTGGAAGCAGGAAGCCGCTCGCGGGCCAGCACTCGTCCCTGCTCCTTGGAGAAGCACAACAGGAAGCGGTGCTGGGCCAGCCCGGGGCTCCGGCCGCCTGGACTCGGGGCCCCGCTGGGAGCCGCCCCCCATGGCCGCTGGCgaggagcaggggagcagctgcaggccgcCAGGAGCAGGATGTGGCGCCCAGACAGCCCCTTAGCATGGAGCTGAACC GCCTGCTGCTCCTCACAGCCTTCCTCCTGCATGTCCGGCTATCCAGGATGAGCCCAACCCGCCTGGTCTGCGACAGCCGCCTTATCCACAAGTACATCGCTGAGGCCAAGGACATGGAGAGGAGAGCG ggcctgtgccaggagctgctcccactccccaagcccgtcctgctgcccctggtggACTTCAGCCTCCGCGAGTGGAAAGTCAAGACC aatGAGACCAAGCGGCAGGAGATCCTGTGTGACCTGGCGATGCTGGCAGATGCTGTGACGGCCGCACAGAGCCACGTGGGGCTGGAGTGTGCAGGTGCCCTGCTAGAACAGCTCTACCGCAAAACCAGCTCCTTCCATCTGCTGCTGCAGACTTTCAGCTGGCAG GTGGGCGCTGGGggccccagctgcaccccacGGACCGTGGCCCAgagccaccccagcactgcatTCCTAGCATACCGGCAGCTGGTGCAGGGCAAGCTGAGGTTCCTGTTCCATGACCTGGCCCGGGAGTCATGTGCTGAGGGCAGCCCTGGCAAAGCCCCAgaaccccccagcccctcagcggGCCGGTGA